The following proteins come from a genomic window of Labeo rohita strain BAU-BD-2019 chromosome 25, IGBB_LRoh.1.0, whole genome shotgun sequence:
- the LOC127156669 gene encoding uncharacterized protein LOC127156669, giving the protein MESNNTKANRLLILVLAFYITSTEAFHDEALRILIVGIRGQSRFSAADLLSGREDGGQEDRKIVKTPVFTDEGRRMMLVTGPNLCEEDTVRQAFTMLYLSSPGPHAVLMVLNLEDQQSQQCDIVKRAQELLGAEVLQYCIVLLLKNNQEHLTEASREMINACEGRFYIIKDSEPKPAQTAALAAEIDKIVSLNGDRFYSVLKETQQLEPESNLSSVIYTSLGEAVGIVGWISLSALVIYSKLRHTYVNSVVKFAALVLFMINLRNVLQPVISIPLNLALVSSLATILQKEPREIKETFTWSQDTRYIIGDIIAFFVMVLVHDFIKMMHLPFVLGAALVLGTIVSIRTWSDVLIACYAASGVSIGGFAFVFYEENISRESSVFALEAFLCYSVGETLSVGFVNVLFAQLGVKMTISVLILGFTTVCLHLNDEHLQNVICSIFITVVFPCLCVFIGSVFPILGLVMSF; this is encoded by the exons ATGGAGTCAAACAATACAAAAGCTAATCGGCTGCTAATATTGGTTCTTGCATTTTACATCACATCTACAGAAG CTTTTCATGATGAGGCTCTGAGGATCCTGATTGTGGGAATCAGAGGTCAGTCCAGATTCAGCGCTGCAGATCTTCTGTCAGGAAGGGAAGACGGTGGACAGGAGGACAGAAAGATTGTAAAGACTCCAGTATTTACAGACGAGGGTCGTAGAATGATGCTGGTCACTGGACCAAACCTCTGTGAGGAGGACACAGTGAGACAGGCCTTCACTATGCTGTATCTCTCGTCTCCTGGACCTCACGCCGTTTTAATGGTCCTGAATCTGGAAGATCAACAATCACAACAGTGTGATATTGTGAAACGAGCCCAGGAGCTGCTGGGAGCAGAAGTCCTGCAGTACTGCATTGTTCTTCTGCTCAAAAATAACCAGGAACATCTCACAGAAGCATCCAGAGAAATGATCAACGCGTGTGAAGGAAGATTTTACATCATAAAAGACTCTGAACCAAAACCTGCTCAAACTGCAGCTCTCGCAGCAGAAATAGACAAGATAGTTTCGCTTAATGGTGACAGATTTTACTCAGTGTTGAAGGAAACTCAACAGTTAGAACCTGAAAGTAACCTctcatctgtaatatatactaGTTTAGGGGAAGCCGTTGGAATTGTGGGATGGATTTCACTTTCTGCTCTTGTTATTTACAGTAAACTGAGGCACACATATGTAAATTCTGTGGTAAAATTTGCTGCACTTGTATTGTTTATGATCAATTTAAGAAATGTTCTTCAACCAGTTATTTCTATACCTCTAAATTTAGCCTTGGTATCATCACTAGCAACCATACTTCAAAAAGAACCTCGAGAGATCAAAGAAACATTTACCTGGAGTCAAGACACCAGGTACATCATAGGGGATATTATAGCATTTTTTGTCATGGTGCTAGTACAcgatttcataaaaatgatgCATCTACCATTTGTGCTAGGTGCAGCTTTGGTCTTAGGGACAATCGTCAGCATCAGGACGTGGTCAGATGTGCTCATAGCATGTTATGCAGCTTCTGGAGTCTCCATTGGGGgttttgcatttgtgttttacGAAGAAAATATTAGTCGTGAATCTTCTGTCTTTGCACTTGAGGCATTTCTGTGTTATTCTGTTGGTGAGACACTCTCGGTGGGGTTTGTGAATGTGTTATTTGCTCAGCTTGGTGTGAAGATGACAATAAGTGTACTAATATTAGGATTTACAACAGtgtgtttgcatttaaatgatgAACATCTACAGAATGTAATATGTTCAATTTTTATTACAGTGGTTTTTCCATGTCTTTGTGTGTTCATTGGTTCAGTCTTTCCCATTTTAGGCTTAGTGATGAGTTTCTAA
- the LOC127156671 gene encoding uncharacterized protein LOC127156671 has protein sequence MKLTKAKLNGLLILTLAFHISSSEASHDDEVRVLIVGIRGQSRFSAADLLSGRKDGGREDREIVKTDEGHRMKLVTGPNLCEEDTVGQTITTALFLSSPGPHSVLMVLNLEDQQSQQCDIVKRAQELLGTEVLQYCIVLLLQNNEEHDITVASREMINACEGRFYIIRDYERKPAQTAALIAEIDKIVSLNGDRFYSVLKETQQLEAKNNLLSVIYISLRETVGIAGWISLSVLVIYSELSHTYLNSEVKFAALVLFMINLRNVLQPVISIPLNLALVSSLATILQKEPREIKETFTWSQDTRYIIGDIIVFFVMVLVHDFIKMMHLPFMHGAALVLGTIVSIRTWSDVLIAFFAASGVTIGAFAFMFYEENISRESSALEAFLCCSVGATLSLWFVNVLFTQLGVKMTINLLILGFTMACLCLKNETLHNVICLIFITVVFPCLCVFIGSVFPILGLVMSF, from the exons ATGAAATTAACCAAGGCAAAACTAAATGGGCTGCTCATATTGACTCTAGCATTTCACATCTCATCTTCAGAAG CTTCTCATGATGATGAAGTGAGGGTCCTGATAGTGGGAATCAGAGGTCAGTCCAGATTCAGCGCTGCAGATCTTCTGTCAGGAAGGAAAGACGGTGGACGGGAGGACAGAGAGATTGTAAAGACAGACGAGGGTCATAGAATGAAGCTGGTCACTGGACCAAACCTCTGTGAGGAGGACACTGTGGGACAGACCATCACAACAGCGCTGTTTCTCTCGTCTCCTGGACctcactctgttttaatggtccTGAATCTGGAAGATCAACAATCACAACAGTGTGATATTGTCAAACGAGCCCAGGAGCTGCTGGGAACAGAAGTCCTGCAGTACTGCATTGTTCTTCTGCTCCAAAATAATGAGGAACATGACATCACAGTAGCATCCAGAGAAATGATCAATGCGTGTGAAGGAAGATTTTACATCATAAGAGACTATGAACGTAAACCTGCTCAAACTGCAGCTCTCATAGCAGAAATAGACAAGATAGTTTCGCTTAATGGTGACAGATTTTACTCAGTGTTGAAGGAAACTCAACAGTTAGAAGCTAAAAATAACCTCTtatctgtaatatatattagTTTAAGGGAAACAGTCGGAATTGCGGGATGGATTTCACTTTCTGTTCTTGTTATTTACAGTGAACTGAGCCACACATATTTAAACTCTGAGGTAAAATTTGCTGCACTTGTATTGTTTATGATCAATTTAAGAAATGTTCTTCAACCAGTTATTTCCATACCTCTAAATTTAGCCTTGGTATCATCACTAGCAACCATACTTCAAAAAGAACCCAGAGAAATCAAAGAAACGTTTACCTGGAGTCAAGACACTAGGTACATCATAGGggatattatagtattttttgtcATGGTGCTAGTACAcgatttcataaaaatgatgCATCTACCATTTATGCACGGTGCAGCTTTGGTCTTAGGGACAATCGTCAGCATCAGGACGTGGTCAGATGTGCTCATAGCATTTTTTGCAGCTTCTGGAGTCACAATCGGGGCTTTTGCTTTCATGTTTTACGAAGAAAATATTAGTCGTGAATCTTCTGCACTTGAGGCATTTCTGTGTTGTTCTGTTGGAGCGACACTCTCACTGTGGTTTGTGAATGTGTTATTTACTCAGCTTGGTGTAAAGATGACAATAAATCTACTAATATTAGGATTTACAATGGCATGTTTGTGTTTAAAGAATGAAACACTACATAATGTAATATGCTTGATTTTTATTACAGTGGTTTTTCCATGTCTTTGTGTGTTCATTGGTTCAGTCTTTCCCATTTTAGGGTTAGTGATGAGTTTCTAA